In Arthrobacter sp. CJ23, the genomic window GCGGGACACCGGCGATGCCGTCCGTGGTTTCGGCTCCGGCGAACTTGTCCGCGGCGGGAGTGGCGAACTGGCGGGACAGGACGTGCTGGTCGCTGGCGAGGATGTTGATGGCAAAGTGCGTGGCATCCTCGAAATCTGCCAGGCTGGGCGTCCGCTTGCTGGGGCACCACAGCACCAGTGGCGGTTCCATGGAGACCGACGTGAAGGAGTTCGCGGTCAGGCCCACCTTCCGGCCATCGGCTGCAACGGTGGTGACCACGGTGACGCCGGTGGCGAACTGCCCCAGGGCACTCCGGAAATCGCGCAGGTCGAAGGCTGCAGAATCCTCTTCCTTGCGTGCCTGCATGAAGTCGACGGCGGCGGTCGGATCGAACCACCACGGGTACGACGTCCGGGGATCGTCGAAGCCGCCCACAATGCTGGCAGCCAGCGCGGGATGCTCGGCGGCCTCGCTCAGCAGCGTCACCTGGTGGTCCCGCCGTGGCTTGAGCATGTCGTTGGTCCACGCCACGGCCCACTGGCCCCAGCCGCGCCAGAATTCATCGAACGTCCGCTCCATCCACTCCCGGTCGAACGGTTGCTGGCCGCGGCGGAGGATCGAATCGAGGTAATACTTGGCGGCGAGGGTCGCGTTGTTCGAGCCCTGCCCGGTCAGGGGATCGTTGAGGACCACGGCGTCGCCCAGGCCGAACACCAGCCTGCCATTGCCGAGCTCCCCGACGGCGGACCTCACCGTGGGCGTGATGCGTCCCAGGAGCGTGGCGCCGCTGTCCGTCAGCGTTGCTCCCGCGAAGTTTTCTGCCTCGTGAGGGAAATGCTCGCGCAGGATCTCCAAGGAGCGCTCGAGCTGCTCTTCGGGGGTCCCGACGTCGGTCCAACGGTCCATGGGGCCGCCCACCACGCCCTCGAACACCATCATGCGGCACGGACCGGAGACGGTCAGCCCGGGGAAGGTGAAGAACTCGCCGACGCCGGGAGCCATGGACATGCGGATGGCGTCGCCTTGCTGCTGTGCTCCAGTGCCGTCCTGGGAGGTACCGTCCGAGCCGGCGGCGGCACCGCCGTCGAGCGTGACGTAGTTGAGCGCCAGCACCCGCTGCGGTCGGTCGAAGGGCGACTTCGCCTTGTCCCGCGGGAAGATCTGGCCGATCTCGCCCTTGCCCGTGCTGACGATGACCAGCTCGTAGTCGCGGGCGAGTTCTTCGAGCATGCGCGGAGTGACTTTTTCGATGCGGAAGTCTCCGCCGTTGGAGACGAACGTCTCGATCCACAGGGCACTCTTGATCCGCTGGTCGATGGAGCGGGCGGGTCCGTCCAAGGGGGCTTCCCACTCAAACGTTTCGACCGAGTCGCCGGCGCCTCCGACCCGGACCCGGATCCCGTTGATGTCCGGCACCGATCCGGCCTCGTAGAGTCCCATGAGCGTCGTGCCCAATTGCGCCTCGGCGTCGAGGGCGGTGGCGAACATGCACTGGCTGGACATGACCTTGCCGGTGCGGATCTGGGCTGCCGAGCGATCGGAGAGCAGCGTGACCGCGTAGCCTTCCCGCTGCAGGCCCAAGGCCAGCTGGGCGCCGGATTCGCCAGCCCCGATGATTGCAATCTTTCGCATTTCAGTTCCTTTATGGCAGGGGAGTGCTACGAAACCTTGGCGCTGCTGAGGCTCGCCAGGTAGTCGGCCGCTTTGTCCGGGTACATGAACCAGTCCTGGAATTCCGGCGGGTGGTTGAAGCCGTTGGCGAAGCGGTGCGCGATTTCCGGGGCCTCGCTGGCCGCGCCCAGAAGCTGCAGGACGTGCGGGGGAGGCGGGGCCAGCAGGGCGTTCGTCCAGTGGGCAACGTGTTGGGCGTAGTCCCAGTAGCGCTCGAACGTGGCCTGCATGAAGCGTGCATCGAAGGCTCCGCCGCCGTGCTGCACGATGCTGTCCAGGTACGAGGCCGCGCACTTGCTGGCGTTGTTGGAACCCTGCCCGGTGATCGGATCGTTCAGGACCACGACGTCGGCCAGCCCCAGTACCTGCCGGCCGCTCGGGAGCGTGGCAATAGGGTGGCGGACGGTGGGTGCGAACCGGCCCTGAAGGACACCGTTGGGGTCCGTCAGTTCGACGTCGGTGGCACGTTCGGCTTCCCACGGCAGGAACGTCTTCAGGATGTTCTTGGACGCCTCCAGGTGCTCTTCGGGCGAAAGGCCCTTCCAGTTGTCCATGGGCCCGCCCGGCACGCCTTCGAAGACCATGATTTCGCAGGGGCCGGTGGTGGTGAGCGCCGGGAAGACGAAGTATTCGCCCACGCCGGGGATCAGGTTGAATGAGACGGCCGAGTACTCCTCGCGCGGCTTCAAGCCCTTCACATAGGTCAACGCAAGGGCGCGCTGCGGCGCATCGTAGCTGCTGCGCTCGGCGTCGCGGGTGAAGAGCTGGGCGATTTCGCCCTTGCCTGCTGCCACGATCACCAGGTCCGAATCCTGCGTGTATTTCTCCAGTTCGGCCACTCCGGCGTCTTCGAAGATCAGCTCCCCGCCGCGTTCCACGAAGGCCTCCATGAACCGCGGAAACTTTACGCGCTGGTCGATGGACTTTGCGTGGTTGTCCAGTCGGGAGGCCCAACTGATGGCCTTTTCGCCCGGGAGCTCTGGATGCGGAATGGTGAACGAGATGCCGTCCACGGTTGGAGCGTCTGGCCAGAAATCCAGTCCCAGCGCCCTCTCGTGCTCCAGGGCATTGTGGAAGATGCACTGGCTGGACGAAACCTTGCCGCCGTGGATTTCCTCCGCTGTGCGGTTGGAGATCGTGGTGACGTGGTATCCGGCGTCCAGCAGGCCGATGCCGAGCTGGAGTCCGGACTGGCCGGCTCCGACGATGGTGATGTGGCGTTGCGTCATGTGTTGCCCCTTGTCTCTGATGGAAGTTGTGCTGAAGGTAGCTGCAGAACCTTGGTGTTAGGTGGCGAGAAGCGGAATGGTTTCTTCGGCGCGTTCCGGACCCAAGGCGGAATATCCGCCGTCGACGGCCCAATCTGCTCCGGTAACGAAGCTCGCCTGGTCGCTGGCGAGGAAGGCGACCACGTCACCCACCTCCTTGGGGCGACCGACCCGCTTGAGTGCATGGAAGGGTGCCGCAACGGCGT contains:
- a CDS encoding flavin reductase; the encoded protein is MRKIAIIGAGESGAQLALGLQREGYAVTLLSDRSAAQIRTGKVMSSQCMFATALDAEAQLGTTLMGLYEAGSVPDINGIRVRVGGAGDSVETFEWEAPLDGPARSIDQRIKSALWIETFVSNGGDFRIEKVTPRMLEELARDYELVIVSTGKGEIGQIFPRDKAKSPFDRPQRVLALNYVTLDGGAAAGSDGTSQDGTGAQQQGDAIRMSMAPGVGEFFTFPGLTVSGPCRMMVFEGVVGGPMDRWTDVGTPEEQLERSLEILREHFPHEAENFAGATLTDSGATLLGRITPTVRSAVGELGNGRLVFGLGDAVVLNDPLTGQGSNNATLAAKYYLDSILRRGQQPFDREWMERTFDEFWRGWGQWAVAWTNDMLKPRRDHQVTLLSEAAEHPALAASIVGGFDDPRTSYPWWFDPTAAVDFMQARKEEDSAAFDLRDFRSALGQFATGVTVVTTVAADGRKVGLTANSFTSVSMEPPLVLWCPSKRTPSLADFEDATHFAINILASDQHVLSRQFATPAADKFAGAETTDGIAGVPLLNGAVATFQCRTVSRHDAGDHVIYVGEVEKYNNDGGAPLVFHSGKYHATASHPDF
- a CDS encoding styrene monooxygenase/indole monooxygenase family protein, translating into MTQRHITIVGAGQSGLQLGIGLLDAGYHVTTISNRTAEEIHGGKVSSSQCIFHNALEHERALGLDFWPDAPTVDGISFTIPHPELPGEKAISWASRLDNHAKSIDQRVKFPRFMEAFVERGGELIFEDAGVAELEKYTQDSDLVIVAAGKGEIAQLFTRDAERSSYDAPQRALALTYVKGLKPREEYSAVSFNLIPGVGEYFVFPALTTTGPCEIMVFEGVPGGPMDNWKGLSPEEHLEASKNILKTFLPWEAERATDVELTDPNGVLQGRFAPTVRHPIATLPSGRQVLGLADVVVLNDPITGQGSNNASKCAASYLDSIVQHGGGAFDARFMQATFERYWDYAQHVAHWTNALLAPPPPHVLQLLGAASEAPEIAHRFANGFNHPPEFQDWFMYPDKAADYLASLSSAKVS